From one Colletotrichum destructivum chromosome 3, complete sequence genomic stretch:
- a CDS encoding Putative molybdopterin biosynthesis protein MoeA, translating into MTDAPLKVAILIVSTTASKDPSTDKSELVLRDVIENEGGGKWKVTETKIVQDHVPQIQRQIMLWADLGPIEGVNLILTTGGTGFAVSDNTPEAVATLLHRTAPGLVHAMLASSLAVTPFAMMSRPVAGTRNTTVIVTLPGSPKGAKENLQAILKTLPHACVQAAGADSRILHEGGVKKLESDAGIGPDSAAAASSPPQTHSHDHSHDHSHGHSHGHSHSHAPGHGHGHGHGALVRHTKPGDNPLSNDPSLGPSRRYRESPYPMLEVGDALRLIKDFTPEAEVVTSKVDVSLVNSVLAEDVTARESVPAFRASIVDGYAVVVPEDGNLKGVFPVAAVSHAAPGDVKTLKEGEIARITTGAPLPPGATSVIMVEDTVLKSMTKDEKEEKEVEILADGVKPGENIREIGSDIQEKDVILKKGEQISGVGGEIGLLAAVGVAEVKTYKRPVVGILSTGDEIIEPDRPGGLRLGEVRDTNRITLMSAARQWGFEVVDLGIARDKAKSLEENLREGLRRSDLLITTGGVSMGELDLLKPTIERSLGGTIHFGRVAMKPGKPTTFATVPVKTTLGDRVTKTIFSLPGNPASALVTFHLFVLPALHKLSGIETTGLAKVPVTLAHDFSLDKVRPEYHRAIVTVGKDGSLSASSTGGQRSSKVGSLKSANALLALPTGSEPLKKGSKVEALLMGDIRVEL; encoded by the exons ATGACTGACGCCCCTCTCAAAGTAGCTATCCTTATCGTCTCGACGACAGCGTCCAAGGACCCTTCAACAGATAAGTCGGAACTCGTCCTTAGAGATGTCATCGAAAATGAGGGTGGTGGAAAGTGGAAAGTCACAGAGACCAAGATCGTACAAGACCATGTTCCCCAGATCCAACGCCAGATCATGCTCTGGGCAGACCTAGGTCCCATCGAAGGTGTCAACTTAATCCTGACCACGGGAGGAACTGGTTTCGCAGTATCAGACAACACGCCCGAG GCTGTCGCAACCCTCCTCCACAGGACCGCCCCAGGTCTGGTCCACGCAATGCTGGCTTCGTCCCTGGCTGTGACTCCAT TCGCCATGATGTCCAGGCCGGTGGCAGGCACTCGCAACACTACCGTTATCGTCACGCTCCCTGGGTCTCCTAAAGGCGCCAAGGAGAATTTGCAAGCCATCCTGAAGACGTTGCCTCACGCATGtgtccaggccgccggcgccgattCCAGAATCCTTCACGAAGGCGGGGTGAAGAAGCTTGAATCAGATGCTGGCATCGGCCCAGattccgccgccgccgcatcaAGCCCTCCACAAACTCACTCTCATGACCACTCTCACGACCACAGCCACGGCCATAGCCACGGGCATTCCCATAGTCATGCTCCTGGCCATGGGCACGGACATGGACACGGAGCTCTCGTCAGACACACGAAGCCAGGTGACAATCCCTTATCTAATGATCCCAGTCTTGGCCCCTCGCGCAGATACAGAGAGTCACCTTACCCCATGCTGGAGGTGGGCGATGCTCTGCGGCTCATCAAGGACTTTacccccgaggccgaggtcgtaACTTCTAAAGTCGACGTCAGCCTCGTGAACTCGGTGCTGGCAGAAGACGTCACTGCTAGAGAAAGCGTGCCAGCATTCAGGGCGAGTATCGTCGATGGGTATGCCGTGGTCGTGCCGGAGGACGGCAACCTGAAGGGCGTCTTCCCCGTTGCCGCAGTATCACATGCCGCCCCCGGTGACGTGAAGACCCTCAAGGAAGGCGAAATCGCAAGAATAACCACAGGAGCCCCTCTGCCGCCGGGAGCCACTTCCGTAATTATGGTGGAAGACACCGTCCTGAAGTCTATGACCAAGGAcgaaaaggaggagaaggaggtggAGATCCTCGCTGACGGCGTCAAACCCGGCGAGAACATCCGAGAGATCGGCAGCGACATCCAGGAGAAAGACGTGATCCTCAAAAAGGGAGAACAGATCtcgggcgttggcggcgaaATCGGCCTCCTTGCGgctgtcggcgtcgccgaggtcaagaCTTACAAGcgccccgtcgtcggcatcctctCCACGGGCGACGAGATCATCGAGCCGGACCGTCCCGGCGGCCTCCGATTGGGCGAGGTCCGCGACACGAACCGCATCACGCTCATGTCCGCCGCGAGGCAGTGGGGATTCGAGGTTGTCGATCTCGGCATCGCCCGTGACAAGGCCAAGTCGCTTGAGGAAAATTTGCGCGAGGGCCTGCGCCGCAGCGACCTCCTCATCACCACGGGTGGTGTCTCGATGGGCGAGCTTGACCTCCTAAAGCCGACCATCGAGCGGTCCCTCGGCGGTACCATTCACTTCGGCCGCGTGGCCATGAAGCCCGGAAAGCCGACCACATTCGCCACGGTCCCGGTCAAGACGACGCTCGGCGATCGAGTCACCAAGACCATCTTCTCGCTACCCGGAAACCCCGCGTCGGCCCTCGTCACCTTCCACCTCTTCGTCCTGCCGGCGCTGCACAAGCTCTCTGGCATCGAGACCACAGGGTTGGCTAAGGTACCTGTGACCCTGGCCCACGACTTTTCTCTTGACAAGGTGCGACCCGAGTACCACCGCGCGATCGTCACGGTTGGGAAGGACGGGTCGCTATCGGCGAGCAGCACCGGCGGCCAGAGGAGCTCAAAGGTTGGCAGCTTGAAGTCGGCGAACGCACTGCTTGCTTTGCCGACAGGCTCGGAGCCGTTGAAAAAAGGAAGCAAGGTTGAGGCCCTTCTGATGGGAGATATCCGTGTGGAGCTTTGA
- a CDS encoding Putative RNase P subunit Pop5/Rpp14/Rnp2, translating into MVRIKERYVLVNILYPPENSNPQAPNVPDFVVMHQPTTGSLTPLSLLKAIKLEAAALFGDYGSGALEGNLQVKYLSPATSTFILKVKRAHYRLVWAALTFMNHVPLKAGDGKPCTFKVVRVSGTIRKAEEEAVRRARQLVLAAKDSATAAASGALPLFTESRIPAEDTMMFDASDVSDEDDMVEEDG; encoded by the exons ATGGTCCGAATCAAGGAGAGATACGTTCTCGTCAATATTTTGTATCCTCCAGAGAATTCGAACCCACAAGCACCCAATGTCCCAGACTTCGTGGTCATGCaccagccgacgacgggcagTCTCACTCCTCTGTCTCTGTTGAAGGCGATCAAACTCGAGGCCGCTGCTCTGTTTGGCGACTACGGTTCTGGTGCCTTGGAAGGAAATCTCCAAG TCAAGTACCTTTCTCCCGCAACATCAACCTTCATTTTGAAAGTGAAGAGAGCACACTACCGTCTTGTCTGGGCCGCCCTGACTTTTATGAATCACGTGCCTCTGAAGGCCGGAGATGGCAAGCCCTGCACCTTCAAGGTCGTCAGAGTGAGTGGTACCATTCGAAAGGCTGAAGAGGAAGCCGTCCGACGCGCCCGGCAGCTCGTGTTGGCTGCCAAGGACTCTGCTACTGCCGCTGCTAGTGGCGCGCTGCCGCTATTTACCGAGTCCAGGATCCCGGCCGAGGACACCATGATGTTCGACGCGTCGGATGTCTCTGATGAGGATGACAtggttgaagaagacggctGA